In Chlorogloeopsis sp. ULAP01, one DNA window encodes the following:
- a CDS encoding DUF928 domain-containing protein, with protein MPEGKMMIRRKWLLHKSFNPRVLLVSALTITLSLTQVTLAAYQPPRDQKSPSGYTDSSGTRGRCKASQATSLRLLAPVTHVGQTTSSHPTFAWLLPSQEKIPLEFTLYKIDNNDQLNLAYKLEVQSSPGIMKLSLPQTLPGLTADQRYLWQVEVLCNRNRPSHNLVARAELDIVAMPPNLKNLLARSQNRLQRASLYAEAGMWYDALAEALDCSKGELGKVATSLLQDLANLEKPSKDGISLGIP; from the coding sequence ATGCCAGAGGGAAAGATGATGATTCGCAGAAAGTGGCTCTTGCACAAATCTTTTAATCCCAGGGTTTTATTGGTTAGTGCTTTGACAATAACGCTTTCGTTGACTCAGGTGACGTTAGCTGCCTATCAACCACCGCGTGATCAAAAATCGCCAAGTGGATACACAGACTCATCAGGAACAAGAGGAAGGTGCAAGGCTTCCCAAGCTACGTCTTTAAGACTACTTGCTCCTGTCACTCACGTTGGGCAGACTACTTCATCTCACCCAACCTTTGCTTGGTTGCTACCCAGTCAAGAAAAAATACCACTCGAATTTACGCTTTATAAAATAGATAACAATGACCAGCTCAATTTGGCTTACAAGTTGGAAGTGCAGAGTTCTCCTGGCATCATGAAGTTATCTCTACCACAAACTTTACCAGGTTTAACTGCCGATCAAAGATATTTATGGCAAGTAGAAGTCTTGTGTAATCGCAACCGTCCATCACACAATCTAGTTGCTAGGGCAGAACTTGATATTGTAGCAATGCCACCAAATTTGAAAAATCTACTAGCTCGCAGTCAAAATCGCTTGCAAAGAGCTAGCCTGTATGCCGAAGCTGGTATGTGGTATGACGCACTAGCCGAAGCTCTAGATTGCAGCAAAGGAGAATTGGGAAAAGTGGCAACTAGTTTGCTGCAAGACCTTGCTAATTTAGAAAAACCATCCAAAGATGGGATTTCTCTAGGCATACCTTAG
- a CDS encoding HlyD family efflux transporter periplasmic adaptor subunit has translation MLFTHNQKILPSVSTDEFLPPVSRWTSLAGLFLIINCCGAIALASYIKYNVTVKTPATVRPAGDIRIVQPEREGTVKGIYIRENQIVKKGDIIARLDDTEIDIKNSQLQSSIQDSKLQLDQIEAQIIALDNQINADRKLTERTIISAEADLVRNQRDYQDQQVKTQNDLAVAQANLQKAEAGLQKARADLDFAIQDRDRYQELAQLGAIGKREYEQRKLAVRQAELQAEAEQKAIDIARANVETARAALNPSTATLAIAKERIAQEDAKGESSIAAFVREKNALIQRKIEMRNQIRQYQKEIQRNIFHRQTSVIRATSDGVILKLNLRNIGQVVRASEPIAEIVPDYAPLVIKAMVPVSEIKKVEIGQKVQLRIDACPYPDYGTLKGSVSNISPDAIAPSTQNTATMTSAASSGGASYFEASIQPEKLSFGDYNKTCNLQVGMNATADIISKEETVLQFILRKARLMTDL, from the coding sequence ATGCTCTTCACTCACAATCAAAAGATACTCCCATCGGTTAGCACTGACGAATTTCTGCCTCCCGTCAGTCGTTGGACATCTCTAGCGGGACTATTTCTTATTATCAATTGTTGCGGGGCGATCGCTCTAGCTTCATATATTAAATATAATGTGACAGTGAAAACTCCTGCGACTGTTCGTCCGGCTGGTGATATTCGCATAGTACAGCCGGAAAGAGAAGGCACTGTTAAAGGAATTTATATTAGAGAAAACCAGATAGTCAAAAAGGGAGATATTATCGCTCGCCTCGATGACACGGAAATAGATATTAAAAATAGCCAATTACAAAGCAGTATTCAAGATAGCAAGTTACAACTAGATCAAATTGAAGCCCAAATCATCGCACTAGATAATCAGATTAATGCTGACAGGAAGCTGACAGAACGAACGATTATTTCGGCAGAAGCTGATTTGGTACGTAATCAAAGAGATTATCAAGATCAGCAAGTAAAAACTCAAAACGATTTGGCAGTAGCACAAGCCAACTTGCAAAAAGCTGAGGCGGGCTTACAAAAAGCCAGAGCAGACTTAGATTTTGCCATCCAAGATCGCGATCGCTATCAGGAGCTTGCACAGCTTGGTGCAATTGGCAAGCGTGAATATGAACAGAGAAAATTAGCCGTCAGGCAAGCAGAATTACAAGCTGAAGCTGAACAAAAGGCTATTGATATTGCTCGTGCTAACGTCGAAACGGCAAGAGCTGCTCTCAACCCCAGTACAGCAACTCTCGCGATCGCTAAAGAAAGAATTGCCCAAGAAGACGCTAAAGGTGAATCAAGTATTGCTGCTTTTGTGAGGGAGAAAAATGCCTTAATTCAGCGAAAAATTGAAATGCGCAATCAAATTAGACAATATCAAAAAGAAATACAAAGAAATATTTTTCACAGGCAAACTAGTGTAATTCGTGCTACTAGTGATGGTGTCATCCTCAAGCTCAATCTACGAAATATCGGGCAAGTTGTACGTGCCTCAGAACCAATTGCAGAAATAGTACCTGATTACGCGCCTTTAGTTATTAAAGCAATGGTTCCCGTATCTGAAATCAAAAAAGTCGAAATCGGGCAAAAAGTACAACTGCGCATCGATGCTTGCCCCTATCCTGATTACGGTACTCTCAAAGGTAGTGTTAGCAATATCTCACCAGATGCGATCGCACCAAGTACTCAAAATACGGCTACAATGACATCAGCAGCTAGTAGTGGTGGTGCTAGCTACTTTGAAGCAAGTATTCAACCTGAAAAACTAAGTTTTGGAGATTATAATAAAACTTGCAATCTGCAAGTTGGCATGAATGCTACGGCTGATATTATCTCCAAAGAAGAAACAGTTTTGCAATTTATACTCAGAAAGGCAAGGTTAATGACAGATTTATAG
- a CDS encoding peptidase domain-containing ABC transporter, with protein MKYKVVKQHSEEDCGAACIASVAKYYGRNFTLNHIREAVGTGQFGTTLLGLKRGAETLGFNARPVKTSPEILNRIKEAPLPAIIHWQGNHWVVLYGKKGNKCIVADPAVGIRYLSKKEIADNWTDWLMLLLQPDPIRFSAQKDDEIGGFWRFFKRVWNFRGILAQALPLNLLLGVLSLASPFLLQILTDDVLVRGDTRLLTTVAIAVVVMHFISKSLSFVQSNLIAHFAQRLQLGLVLEFGRQILRLPLSYYEARRSGEIVSRLRDINQINQLVSQVIIGLPSQFFIAVVSFGFMLFYSWKLTAVAVVIALAMTISTILFLPTLRVKTRELLVQEAEAQGVLVETFKGAITLKTTTAAPQFWDEFQSRFGRLASLTLSTMQIAIVNGTFSGFVAAIGGVILLWFGGNLVIQPQENLSIGQLLAFNAMNANFLALISSVISFVDEYTHAKTAVQRLTEVIDSTPEDDQDGKKQFARIPGDADIICTNVNFHYAGRLDLLQDFSLTIPGGKVIAIIGKSGCGKSSLAKLIAGLYQLQSGNIRIGLYNLDDLALDCLRQQIVLVPQEAHFWSRSIVENFRLGTPHVAFEEIVKACQIAEADEFISKLPDKYQTILGEFGANISGGQRQRLAIARAIVNDPPILILDESTAGLDPVSEAQVLDRLIEYRRGKTTILISHRPRVINRADWIVFLEQGKLKIQGSLEELSSLPGEHLDFLTP; from the coding sequence ATGAAATATAAAGTTGTTAAACAGCATAGTGAAGAAGACTGCGGGGCTGCTTGTATTGCTTCCGTTGCTAAATATTACGGGCGTAACTTCACCTTAAATCACATTCGTGAAGCGGTAGGCACCGGACAGTTTGGAACGACTTTACTAGGGCTGAAGCGGGGTGCAGAAACACTTGGGTTTAATGCCCGCCCAGTTAAAACTTCACCAGAAATTTTGAACCGAATTAAAGAAGCACCTCTACCAGCAATTATTCACTGGCAAGGTAATCATTGGGTTGTCTTGTATGGTAAGAAGGGCAATAAATGTATAGTTGCCGATCCAGCAGTAGGCATTCGTTATCTTTCTAAAAAAGAAATAGCAGATAATTGGACAGATTGGTTGATGCTGCTATTGCAGCCAGATCCAATTCGTTTTTCTGCGCAAAAAGATGATGAAATCGGTGGTTTCTGGCGTTTCTTTAAAAGAGTTTGGAATTTTCGCGGCATTTTAGCGCAAGCTTTACCATTAAATTTGCTTTTGGGGGTACTGTCTTTAGCATCCCCTTTTTTGCTGCAAATTCTCACTGATGATGTATTAGTTCGGGGAGATACAAGGTTGCTTACTACTGTAGCAATTGCTGTAGTGGTAATGCATTTTATTTCTAAAAGTCTTTCATTTGTACAGTCTAACTTAATCGCTCACTTTGCCCAACGTCTACAATTAGGTTTGGTGTTAGAATTTGGGCGACAAATACTGCGGTTGCCTCTTTCTTATTATGAAGCCCGGCGCAGTGGCGAAATTGTTAGCCGCTTGCGAGATATTAATCAAATTAATCAGTTAGTTTCTCAAGTTATTATCGGTCTACCCAGTCAATTTTTTATTGCGGTAGTCTCTTTTGGCTTCATGCTATTTTATAGCTGGAAACTAACTGCTGTAGCTGTAGTTATAGCTTTGGCAATGACTATATCTACAATTTTATTCTTGCCAACTTTACGCGTAAAAACCCGCGAACTTTTAGTCCAAGAAGCGGAAGCTCAAGGTGTTTTAGTCGAAACATTTAAAGGAGCTATTACACTTAAAACTACCACAGCAGCACCCCAATTTTGGGATGAATTTCAAAGCCGATTTGGTCGCCTTGCTTCTCTGACTTTAAGTACCATGCAAATTGCGATTGTCAATGGTACATTCTCAGGATTCGTAGCAGCAATTGGTGGTGTAATTTTATTGTGGTTTGGTGGCAATTTGGTTATTCAACCACAAGAAAATTTAAGTATCGGGCAATTGTTGGCATTTAATGCGATGAATGCCAATTTTCTGGCTTTGATTAGTAGCGTCATCAGTTTTGTTGATGAATATACTCATGCCAAAACTGCTGTTCAGCGTTTAACAGAAGTAATTGACTCTACCCCAGAAGATGATCAGGATGGTAAAAAACAGTTTGCCAGAATTCCTGGAGATGCAGACATTATTTGTACTAATGTTAACTTTCACTACGCTGGTAGACTGGACTTACTTCAAGACTTTTCATTAACAATTCCAGGTGGTAAAGTTATCGCCATAATTGGTAAATCTGGCTGTGGTAAAAGTAGTCTTGCCAAATTGATTGCTGGTTTATATCAACTGCAATCGGGTAATATCCGGATTGGACTTTATAATTTAGATGACCTTGCTCTTGATTGTTTGCGGCAACAGATAGTTCTTGTTCCCCAAGAAGCTCACTTTTGGAGTCGTTCGATTGTTGAGAATTTTCGCTTAGGAACACCCCATGTTGCATTTGAGGAAATTGTCAAAGCTTGTCAAATTGCCGAAGCTGATGAATTTATAAGTAAGCTGCCTGACAAATATCAGACTATTTTAGGGGAGTTTGGAGCTAATATTTCTGGCGGACAACGTCAACGATTGGCAATAGCAAGAGCTATTGTTAACGATCCACCAATACTTATTTTAGATGAATCGACTGCTGGGCTTGATCCAGTGAGTGAGGCACAAGTTTTAGATAGATTAATAGAGTATCGCCGTGGGAAAACGACGATTTTGATTAGTCATCGTCCTAGAGTAATTAATCGTGCTGATTGGATCGTGTTTTTAGAGCAGGGTAAGTTAAAAATTCAAGGTTCTTTGGAGGAATTAAGCTCCTTACCAGGGGAGCATTTAGATTTTTTAACTCCTTAA
- a CDS encoding ATP-binding protein, producing the protein MLNKQIKLKWQKTSKLNLISSLRARLFLLVFLSIFPALGMIVYTALEQRRSAIAEVQKQALQLVNLVASNQTQASEGTKQLLIILSQLPELREDNTAECDRLLANLLKQYSAYDSLSVLNTDGKTVCSAEPARKQINLAQESSFQRALKTRKFAVGDYQIDRVSKKGIINYAYPILDHTGQVQLIAIAALNLAWLNQLAMQVQLPENSVLSVVDRQGTLLVRYPEPQKWVGKTLPKETFNKMVQTQEKGAAQIISLDGVPRIFTLIAVNDVLSNTNYYVGIGFPPAAVYSQVNGHLAWNLTALGVVAVLGLIGAWVGGDILFLRQVKSLVHSTQQLKNGNLSTRSELTDQDNELGLIARAFNDIAEVLEQQVNELKTLFDFIPVGIAITEDPNCHYIHLNSTAAKLFRLPFDADGCKISSQCLQASPSKLYHQSQEILTDKQPLQYAVTQGVKVKDVELDLVHEDGTLITLLCYAAPLFNQNGQSKGGICVFLDISECKHTQQRCEQILKREQTIRAEAEAAIRVKEEFLSVVSHELRSPLNPIIGWVQLLKSRKFDEKTTACALDTIERNALLQAQLVEDLLNLSHTLRGNMVLKVAPVDIVTIINTAIESIRVAAQAKNITIKTQFELNTGLVSADISCLQQVFWNLLSNAVKFTPSGGKVEVIFNTVDAMVQIQVKDTGKGIAPKFLPHVFEYFRQENSATNREFGGLGLGLALARYFTELHGGSIQAHSLGVGQGATFTVKLPLLQRQQREWELRIEKQVEQASILEESFRRWSRYRV; encoded by the coding sequence ATGCTAAACAAACAAATCAAGTTGAAGTGGCAAAAGACTAGCAAGTTAAATCTCATCTCTAGTCTTCGCGCACGTTTGTTTCTACTGGTTTTTTTATCCATATTCCCGGCATTGGGAATGATTGTTTACACGGCTTTAGAACAACGGCGCTCGGCAATAGCAGAGGTGCAAAAACAGGCACTACAGCTTGTAAACTTAGTAGCTAGCAATCAAACCCAAGCCAGTGAGGGAACAAAACAACTGCTGATCATATTGTCCCAACTTCCTGAACTGCGCGAGGATAATACAGCCGAGTGCGATCGCCTACTAGCAAACTTGCTCAAGCAATATTCTGCCTACGATAGTCTTAGCGTATTAAATACTGATGGAAAGACTGTATGCAGTGCTGAACCTGCTCGCAAACAAATTAATTTAGCGCAAGAGAGCAGTTTTCAACGTGCCTTAAAAACTCGAAAATTTGCAGTCGGTGACTACCAAATTGATCGAGTCAGTAAAAAAGGGATTATTAACTACGCTTATCCTATCCTCGATCATACAGGCCAGGTTCAACTTATTGCGATCGCTGCATTGAATTTAGCTTGGTTAAACCAGCTAGCGATGCAAGTTCAGTTACCTGAAAATTCGGTGCTGAGTGTAGTTGATCGCCAAGGTACGCTATTAGTTCGCTATCCAGAACCTCAAAAATGGGTAGGAAAAACTTTGCCCAAAGAAACGTTCAACAAGATGGTGCAAACCCAGGAAAAAGGCGCTGCTCAGATAATTAGCCTTGATGGTGTTCCACGTATCTTCACACTAATAGCAGTAAATGATGTATTGTCGAATACAAATTATTACGTTGGCATCGGTTTTCCTCCTGCAGCTGTTTATTCTCAAGTAAATGGGCATTTAGCATGGAACCTAACAGCGCTGGGAGTTGTTGCTGTCTTAGGGTTAATTGGTGCTTGGGTAGGAGGAGATATATTATTTTTGCGACAAGTAAAGTCTCTTGTACATTCAACACAACAACTAAAGAACGGTAACCTTAGTACCCGTAGCGAATTAACCGATCAAGACAACGAATTAGGTTTAATTGCTCGTGCTTTTAATGACATAGCAGAAGTACTTGAGCAGCAAGTTAACGAATTAAAAACATTATTTGATTTTATTCCCGTTGGGATCGCGATCACAGAAGATCCAAATTGTCATTACATTCATTTAAACTCTACTGCTGCAAAGTTATTTAGATTACCGTTTGACGCTGATGGTTGTAAAATCTCAAGTCAATGTCTACAAGCTTCTCCATCCAAGCTATATCATCAAAGTCAAGAAATACTAACTGACAAACAGCCTTTACAATACGCCGTTACCCAAGGCGTGAAAGTTAAAGACGTAGAACTTGATTTAGTCCATGAGGATGGGACATTAATTACCTTACTTTGCTATGCAGCACCTCTTTTCAATCAAAATGGTCAATCCAAAGGAGGAATTTGCGTTTTTCTGGATATTAGCGAGTGCAAGCATACGCAGCAAAGGTGTGAGCAAATACTAAAACGAGAACAAACAATCCGTGCCGAAGCCGAAGCCGCAATTCGTGTTAAAGAAGAATTTCTTAGTGTTGTTTCTCATGAGTTGCGCTCACCCCTAAACCCAATCATCGGTTGGGTACAACTTCTCAAATCACGTAAGTTTGATGAGAAAACTACTGCCTGTGCTCTAGATACCATAGAACGCAACGCCTTGTTACAAGCACAACTCGTGGAAGACTTGTTAAATCTCTCCCACACCTTACGTGGCAACATGGTTTTAAAAGTTGCTCCAGTTGATATAGTAACTATAATTAATACCGCAATAGAAAGCATCCGAGTCGCAGCACAAGCTAAGAACATTACCATTAAAACTCAGTTTGAGTTGAATACAGGCTTAGTATCAGCAGATATCAGTTGTTTGCAGCAAGTTTTTTGGAATCTACTCTCCAACGCAGTTAAGTTTACACCTAGTGGAGGCAAAGTAGAAGTTATATTTAATACAGTAGATGCAATGGTGCAAATACAGGTTAAAGATACAGGCAAAGGCATTGCTCCTAAATTTCTACCCCATGTATTTGAGTACTTTCGACAAGAAAATAGTGCTACAAATCGTGAATTCGGCGGATTGGGGCTAGGATTAGCTCTAGCTCGCTATTTTACAGAATTACATGGCGGTTCCATCCAAGCACATAGTCTTGGAGTTGGGCAAGGAGCAACATTTACAGTCAAGTTGCCATTGTTGCAGCGTCAGCAAAGAGAGTGGGAGTTAAGAATAGAAAAACAAGTTGAGCAAGCCTCGATTTTAGAGGAATCATTTCGGAGATGGAGCAGATATAGAGTATAA
- a CDS encoding nuclear transport factor 2 family protein, which produces MKNNTPDSIAKLGTQAGRVAMKSAEILAIAQPVQEVEQLEERRYQAMLAKDITLLEHLLSEDLSYVHSTGFVDSKASYIAFVRSGGVQYQQIERENLVVRTYSDTAVVTGRILMTVVIKGEVRFIDNVFVNIWEKRNQGWQFVHWQSTPISR; this is translated from the coding sequence ATGAAGAACAACACTCCTGACAGCATCGCTAAGTTAGGCACACAAGCAGGAAGAGTAGCCATGAAATCTGCTGAAATTTTGGCGATCGCTCAACCCGTGCAAGAAGTCGAGCAACTGGAGGAACGACGCTACCAGGCAATGCTTGCTAAAGATATCACTTTGCTGGAACATCTGCTATCGGAAGATCTGAGCTACGTACATTCAACAGGATTCGTTGATAGTAAAGCCAGTTACATTGCATTTGTGCGATCAGGCGGCGTTCAGTATCAGCAAATTGAGCGTGAGAATTTGGTGGTGCGTACTTACAGCGATACTGCTGTTGTCACAGGCAGGATCTTGATGACTGTTGTCATTAAAGGTGAAGTCAGGTTTATAGACAATGTTTTTGTGAATATTTGGGAAAAGCGAAATCAGGGCTGGCAGTTTGTCCATTGGCAATCTACGCCTATCTCAAGATAA
- a CDS encoding CHASE2 domain-containing protein, with product MQRLWSRVKEEFAIWRVGILPGMAVIGLVIIARLTGSMQSLEWLAFDNFLRLRPVELIDERIVIVGINEQDIRNLRKYPIPDREIAALLYKLHSLSPRVIGLDIVRDLPVEPGHTELVTAFNQITNLIAIEKVLPEQIAPPPTLSGERVCFTDQITDADGKLRRSLLATPTPQGYKFSLSLCLAKAYLAYEGLSLENGIRDPDAMRFGKTELPRFFPNSGGYIRSDAGGVQVLLNFRSGAQRFRILSLNDIKTENFKPEWIRDRVVIIGITASSVKDFITTSAVISTKPASGRIFGVEVQAHAISQIISAVLDSRAMLNSWSDCWDYIWILGWGTLGIALAKLTKSPYINLFAVGVAGSSLIIISYLLLFYWGWWVPLIPAILVLSLNGIAMTALYQYDQALRSRIEARQALIERTFETIHNGPLQTLAKALKRVREKDASDEVPITLEKDLEKLNYELRGIYEFLQREPLSQDRSLYLGNGLSISLEDPIHAVLYQVYNHTLEREFPCFSSLKVKIVTFDPIDERCLSIEQKRGLCRFLEEALCNVGKHAIGVTRLEVSYTKNEGWYTLKIIDDGLGIVSYREGRGTQQFRNLARQLKGKFTRLPLSPRGTLCELSWPVTKFFLWRVF from the coding sequence ATGCAGAGATTGTGGAGCAGAGTCAAAGAAGAATTCGCTATCTGGCGGGTAGGTATATTACCAGGAATGGCAGTAATTGGTCTGGTAATAATTGCCCGTTTGACTGGTTCCATGCAATCCTTAGAGTGGCTAGCCTTCGATAATTTTCTCCGTCTGCGTCCTGTTGAACTTATTGATGAACGTATTGTAATTGTTGGAATTAACGAACAAGATATTCGTAATCTCAGGAAATACCCCATACCAGATCGAGAAATTGCAGCATTACTTTATAAATTACATTCTTTGTCTCCTAGAGTCATTGGTTTAGATATTGTCAGGGATTTACCTGTAGAACCTGGGCATACTGAACTTGTTACTGCATTTAATCAAATCACAAATTTGATTGCGATTGAAAAAGTATTACCTGAGCAAATAGCCCCTCCGCCCACACTATCTGGTGAGCGAGTTTGTTTTACTGATCAAATTACAGATGCTGATGGCAAGTTGCGGCGAAGCTTGCTCGCAACACCAACACCGCAAGGTTATAAATTTTCTCTATCTCTTTGTTTGGCAAAAGCTTATTTAGCTTATGAAGGTTTGAGCTTAGAAAACGGTATTCGCGATCCTGATGCAATGAGGTTTGGTAAGACTGAGCTACCGAGGTTTTTTCCAAATTCTGGCGGATATATTAGATCCGATGCCGGTGGAGTGCAGGTGTTGCTTAATTTTCGTAGTGGCGCACAGCGATTTAGGATTTTATCTTTAAACGATATTAAAACGGAGAACTTTAAACCGGAGTGGATACGCGATCGCGTCGTCATTATTGGAATTACTGCCTCCAGTGTTAAAGACTTCATTACGACTTCTGCGGTTATATCAACCAAACCTGCTAGCGGACGAATTTTTGGAGTAGAAGTTCAAGCCCATGCTATTTCCCAAATTATCAGTGCAGTGCTTGATTCTAGAGCAATGTTGAATTCTTGGTCAGACTGCTGGGATTATATATGGATATTAGGCTGGGGTACCTTGGGAATTGCTTTAGCCAAACTTACCAAGTCTCCATACATAAATCTCTTCGCTGTCGGTGTTGCTGGCAGTAGTTTAATTATTATTAGTTACTTACTTCTTTTTTACTGGGGTTGGTGGGTTCCATTAATACCAGCAATACTGGTTTTAAGTTTGAATGGTATTGCAATGACTGCTTTATATCAATATGACCAAGCATTACGTTCTAGAATTGAAGCCCGTCAAGCCTTAATTGAGCGTACATTTGAAACTATTCACAACGGCCCTTTGCAAACTCTTGCTAAAGCATTAAAGCGTGTACGAGAAAAAGATGCAAGCGATGAAGTACCCATAACACTAGAAAAAGATTTGGAAAAATTAAACTATGAACTGCGAGGAATATATGAATTTTTACAACGAGAACCTCTATCTCAAGATAGAAGTCTTTATTTAGGAAATGGTTTATCTATAAGTTTGGAAGATCCTATTCATGCAGTTCTTTATCAAGTTTATAATCACACGCTAGAGCGAGAATTTCCATGCTTTAGTAGTTTGAAAGTAAAAATAGTAACATTCGATCCTATAGATGAACGCTGCTTGAGTATCGAACAAAAGCGTGGACTGTGTAGGTTTTTAGAGGAAGCCTTGTGCAATGTGGGCAAGCACGCTATAGGTGTAACTCGTCTAGAGGTTAGTTACACTAAAAACGAAGGCTGGTACACTCTGAAAATTATTGATGATGGCTTAGGAATAGTTTCTTATCGAGAAGGTCGGGGAACACAACAATTTAGAAATTTGGCTAGACAATTGAAAGGAAAATTTACGCGATTGCCCCTTTCTCCTAGAGGAACTCTGTGTGAATTATCTTGGCCAGTGACTAAGTTCTTCCTTTGGAGAGTTTTTTAG
- a CDS encoding CTB family bacteriocin: MSNQDFATELFADVTEEQQQMVAGGSYYGYDGIYFSKFASFLKDVDIKEVTGVVSAGPGGAYSANTIFTVSDYTSSYASDFANIK; the protein is encoded by the coding sequence ATGTCTAACCAAGATTTCGCAACTGAATTGTTTGCTGACGTAACTGAAGAACAACAGCAAATGGTTGCTGGAGGATCTTACTACGGCTACGACGGTATCTATTTCTCGAAGTTTGCTTCTTTCCTTAAAGATGTTGATATTAAGGAAGTAACTGGTGTAGTATCGGCTGGACCAGGCGGAGCTTACTCTGCTAATACTATCTTTACCGTCAGTGACTATACAAGTTCTTACGCTAGTGACTTCGCAAATATCAAGTAG
- a CDS encoding dioxygenase gives MNTITLDNITQAVINHGDGAKTHPRLYEIYKSLVTHLHTFVQEVNLTEQELQMGRDFFTRVARSSGDMPDGEIAMLTDLLGISELVDLLHRTNHDTVTESTLEGPMYVPDAPERQMGDRLGIDQDGDILFMSGGVFDIKGIPIANVLIDVWQTNSKGLYDIQDPNQPKGNFRGRFRTNTEGYYTFETVVPIGYDIPTNGPCGEVLRLLGRHTHRPAHIHFKLSATGFNPLTTQTYLNDDPYISSDTVFAVVPSTIITLQKHYAPNEILVSNQSKLFYTVKFDFVLSPITEDV, from the coding sequence ATGAATACTATTACTCTGGACAACATCACTCAGGCAGTGATTAATCATGGCGATGGAGCAAAGACGCATCCAAGACTCTACGAAATTTACAAAAGCCTAGTTACACATCTGCATACCTTTGTGCAAGAGGTGAATCTGACTGAGCAAGAGTTGCAGATGGGGCGTGATTTCTTTACTCGTGTAGCTCGTTCTTCTGGTGATATGCCGGATGGAGAGATTGCTATGCTTACAGACTTGCTGGGAATTTCGGAATTGGTGGATTTGCTGCACCGCACGAACCATGACACGGTAACAGAAAGCACTTTGGAAGGGCCAATGTACGTACCGGATGCACCAGAGCGTCAGATGGGCGATCGCCTGGGAATTGATCAGGATGGCGATATACTTTTTATGTCGGGGGGCGTCTTTGATATCAAAGGCATCCCAATTGCCAATGTACTCATTGATGTTTGGCAGACTAATTCAAAAGGTTTGTACGATATCCAAGATCCCAATCAACCAAAAGGTAACTTCCGAGGACGCTTCAGGACTAATACAGAAGGTTATTATACTTTTGAGACTGTAGTTCCAATTGGATATGATATCCCTACGAACGGGCCATGTGGCGAGGTACTACGGCTGTTAGGACGGCACACTCACAGACCTGCACATATCCATTTCAAGCTTAGTGCAACTGGCTTTAATCCGCTGACTACGCAGACATATTTGAATGATGATCCCTACATTTCTTCGGATACGGTTTTTGCGGTAGTCCCCTCCACCATAATTACGCTGCAAAAACATTATGCGCCCAACGAAATATTAGTAAGTAATCAGAGTAAACTTTTTTATACTGTCAAATTCGACTTTGTTCTAAGTCCAATTACTGAAGATGTCTAA
- a CDS encoding response regulator transcription factor, with protein sequence MRQVLSKTALLKILVIDDHESVVGGTIDVLRNKYPDAEFITALTAQQALSQVSSIQPDLVVMDLSLPESPGKMARPETGVKLLRTLMQHYSSLNIVVQSAHVRTLVRIRPDIDAHKGGFTVADKSLASQEMLTRVDWALQGLTHTKDIKGIHSGFEVKPEWLRVLTLAFEEGLTDKAIAERMCVGERMVRHYWSKLQDALDVYPEEGKNMRIQTEMRAREEGLID encoded by the coding sequence ATGAGACAAGTTTTATCAAAAACAGCTTTACTAAAAATTCTCGTCATTGACGATCACGAATCAGTTGTAGGTGGAACTATTGATGTTTTGCGAAATAAATATCCAGATGCTGAGTTTATCACAGCTTTAACTGCTCAACAAGCGCTCTCTCAAGTATCAAGCATACAACCAGATCTTGTAGTTATGGATCTTTCTCTTCCAGAAAGCCCTGGCAAAATGGCACGACCGGAGACAGGTGTAAAATTACTGAGAACTTTAATGCAACATTATTCTAGCCTCAATATTGTAGTCCAAAGCGCTCATGTCAGAACATTGGTCAGAATTCGACCCGATATTGATGCTCATAAAGGGGGTTTTACTGTTGCAGATAAAAGTCTTGCTAGCCAGGAGATGTTAACTAGAGTAGATTGGGCGCTACAGGGATTAACTCACACCAAAGACATTAAAGGAATTCATTCTGGATTTGAGGTGAAACCGGAATGGCTAAGAGTGCTAACTCTTGCATTTGAGGAAGGATTAACAGATAAGGCAATTGCCGAGCGGATGTGTGTTGGCGAACGTATGGTGCGTCATTACTGGAGCAAATTGCAAGATGCTTTAGACGTTTATCCTGAAGAGGGAAAGAATATGCGAATTCAAACGGAAATGCGAGCAAGGGAAGAAGGATTAATAGATTAG